Proteins co-encoded in one Actinomadura luteofluorescens genomic window:
- a CDS encoding exodeoxyribonuclease VII small subunit — translation MADDKGTAEKPSYEQARDELAEVVKRLEAGGLTLEESLGLWERGERLAAVCEEWLEGARARLAAALDRPDDGDAAAPF, via the coding sequence GTGGCGGACGACAAGGGGACGGCCGAGAAGCCGTCGTACGAGCAGGCGCGCGACGAGCTGGCCGAGGTCGTGAAGCGGCTGGAGGCCGGCGGCCTGACGCTGGAGGAGTCGCTCGGCCTGTGGGAGCGGGGCGAGAGGCTCGCCGCGGTCTGCGAGGAGTGGCTGGAGGGCGCCCGCGCCCGGCTGGCCGCGGCCCTCGACCGGCCGGACGACGGGGACGCCGCCGCCCCGTTCTGA
- a CDS encoding DUF4245 domain-containing protein: MTDETPSSATGTEAAPAAPEAPAGRPVVEVSPGVYKRLTTGLGGFTMAMGACLLIVLAVYVVSPRSDKEVLPTVDYGSQLWAMRNDAPYTVHAPEGLPATWRPNSSRVNGLGSGGKDPVAWHLGFVTPSDEYAALEQSNEKASQYVPRMANSSQPVGTQQVNGATWTKYHRKDKKANTLARTLPNGVSLVVTGTASYAELAVLAGSLKEQAKTGGPTPATTATPAS; encoded by the coding sequence GTGACCGACGAGACCCCATCCTCCGCCACCGGAACCGAGGCCGCCCCGGCCGCGCCCGAAGCGCCCGCGGGACGCCCCGTGGTCGAGGTGAGCCCCGGCGTGTACAAGCGGCTGACCACCGGCCTCGGCGGCTTCACCATGGCGATGGGCGCCTGCCTGCTGATCGTGCTGGCGGTCTACGTCGTCTCGCCGCGCAGCGACAAGGAGGTCCTGCCGACGGTCGACTACGGTTCGCAGCTGTGGGCGATGCGCAACGACGCGCCCTACACCGTCCACGCGCCCGAGGGGCTGCCCGCCACCTGGCGTCCCAACAGCTCGCGCGTGAACGGCCTGGGCTCCGGCGGCAAGGACCCGGTCGCCTGGCACCTGGGGTTCGTGACGCCCAGCGACGAGTACGCGGCGCTGGAGCAGAGCAACGAGAAGGCGTCGCAGTACGTCCCGCGCATGGCCAACAGTAGCCAGCCGGTCGGGACGCAGCAGGTCAACGGCGCCACCTGGACCAAGTACCACCGCAAGGACAAGAAGGCCAACACCCTCGCCCGGACGCTTCCGAACGGGGTCAGCCTCGTCGTCACCGGCACCGCGTCCTACGCGGAGCTGGCGGTCCTGGCCGGGTCGCTCAAGGAGCAGGCGAAGACCGGGGGCCCGACACCCGCGACGACGGCCACGCCGGCCTCCTGA
- a CDS encoding TetR/AcrR family transcriptional regulator, which produces MSSDIDVPSGGVTQNGGARPADGPARTSDRGAATRGALLAAARDVFCESGFAQAAVTDIVAKAGASVGSLYHHFNGKADLYLTLFEDFQGRQQERTREAINAVREAGEKDPMRQFIAGAGAYLNGCLDERDVARLFISGDGPPGFDRVMRQRLNKWARRNAALFHTADGGVDEALVTVLTGAMAGAVSEISLLDDEDAARRLADKIMVIVGTIRNPGTEQR; this is translated from the coding sequence ATGAGCAGCGACATCGACGTCCCGTCCGGCGGGGTGACTCAGAACGGGGGCGCGCGGCCCGCCGACGGCCCCGCGCGGACCTCCGACCGCGGGGCCGCCACCCGCGGCGCCCTGCTGGCCGCGGCCAGGGACGTCTTCTGCGAGTCCGGCTTCGCCCAGGCCGCGGTGACCGACATCGTCGCCAAGGCCGGCGCCAGCGTGGGCAGCCTCTACCACCACTTCAACGGCAAGGCGGACCTGTACCTGACGCTGTTCGAGGACTTCCAGGGACGCCAGCAGGAGCGCACCCGCGAAGCGATCAACGCGGTCCGGGAGGCCGGCGAGAAGGACCCGATGCGGCAGTTCATCGCCGGCGCGGGCGCCTACCTCAACGGCTGCCTGGACGAGCGGGACGTCGCCCGGCTGTTCATCTCCGGCGACGGGCCCCCCGGGTTCGACCGGGTCATGCGCCAGCGCCTGAACAAGTGGGCCCGCCGCAACGCCGCCCTGTTCCACACCGCCGACGGCGGCGTGGACGAGGCCCTGGTCACGGTGCTCACGGGCGCGATGGCGGGCGCGGTGTCGGAGATCTCGCTGCTGGACGACGAGGACGCCGCCCGCCGGCTCGCCGACAAGATCATGGTCATCGTCGGCACGATCCGCAACCCCGGTACGGAGCAGCGCTGA
- the glpX gene encoding class II fructose-bisphosphatase, whose amino-acid sequence MSDETTVSSPLATEPSAPDRNLAMELVRVTEAAAMAAARWVGRGDKNGADGAAVNAMRQLINTVSMRGVVVIGEGEKDNAPMLYNGEEVGDGSGAECDVAVDPVDGTRLTALGMNNAIAVLSVAPRGSMFDPSAVFYMEKLVTGPEAAGAVDIERPIADNIRAIARAKGSSPHDVTVCILDRPRHEGIVKEVREAGARIKFILDGDVAGAIMACRPGTGVDLLLGIGGTPEGIIAACAIKALGGVIQGRLWPQDDEERRKATDAGHEPGRVLTTDDLVTSDDVFFAATGITDGELVDGVRYSKGTAVTHSLVMRSRSGTIRTISSEHQLSKLRAYSAINFDTAV is encoded by the coding sequence ATGTCCGATGAGACCACCGTTTCCTCCCCCCTCGCCACCGAGCCGTCGGCGCCGGACCGCAACCTCGCGATGGAGCTGGTCCGGGTGACCGAGGCCGCCGCGATGGCCGCGGCCCGCTGGGTCGGCCGGGGGGACAAGAACGGCGCCGACGGGGCCGCCGTGAACGCGATGCGCCAGCTGATCAACACGGTGTCCATGCGGGGCGTCGTCGTGATCGGCGAGGGCGAGAAGGACAACGCGCCGATGCTGTACAACGGCGAGGAGGTCGGGGACGGCTCCGGCGCCGAGTGCGACGTCGCCGTCGACCCGGTGGACGGCACCCGGCTGACCGCGCTCGGCATGAACAACGCGATCGCGGTCCTGTCGGTGGCGCCGCGCGGGTCGATGTTCGACCCGTCGGCGGTGTTCTACATGGAGAAGCTGGTGACCGGTCCGGAGGCGGCGGGCGCCGTCGACATCGAGCGCCCGATCGCCGACAACATCCGCGCGATCGCCCGCGCCAAGGGGTCCTCGCCGCACGACGTGACGGTCTGCATCCTGGACCGGCCGCGGCACGAGGGCATCGTCAAGGAGGTGCGGGAGGCCGGGGCGCGGATCAAGTTCATCCTGGACGGCGACGTGGCCGGCGCGATCATGGCGTGCCGGCCGGGCACCGGCGTGGACCTGCTGCTCGGCATCGGCGGCACCCCGGAGGGCATCATCGCCGCGTGCGCGATCAAGGCGCTCGGCGGGGTGATCCAGGGCCGGCTGTGGCCGCAGGACGACGAGGAGCGGCGCAAGGCCACCGACGCGGGCCACGAGCCGGGCCGGGTGCTCACCACCGACGACCTGGTGACCTCCGACGACGTGTTCTTCGCCGCGACCGGCATCACCGACGGGGAACTGGTGGACGGCGTCCGCTACAGCAAGGGCACGGCGGTCACGCACTCGCTGGTCATGCGGTCGCGCAGCGGCACCATCCGGACGATCTCCAGCGAGCACCAGCTGAGCAAGCTGCGCGCCTACAGCGCGATCAACTTCGACACGGCGGTGTAG
- a CDS encoding DUF1707 SHOCT-like domain-containing protein, translated as MDVPHRPATEKVTNVRDLRASDADRERVAAVLGEALADGRLTMEEHSERVSRVYAARTLGELTGLTGDLSPEEAQPILVDDRPVSVFFGRTRRDGRWVVPVKLPLLALFGTVELDLREAVLQRRHIVVDSLVLGGRIRLLVPEGVRVDVTGRTILSTRDLRARPAAEGPTIEVGGTMIFGSVRARAPRLPLRSRVRNRLGRRR; from the coding sequence GTGGACGTCCCCCATCGCCCGGCGACCGAGAAGGTCACCAACGTGCGCGACCTGCGCGCGTCCGACGCCGACCGGGAACGCGTCGCCGCCGTCCTGGGCGAGGCCCTCGCGGACGGGCGGCTCACCATGGAGGAGCACTCCGAGCGCGTCTCCCGCGTCTACGCCGCCCGCACCCTGGGCGAGCTGACGGGGCTCACCGGCGACCTCAGCCCCGAGGAGGCGCAGCCCATCCTCGTGGACGACCGCCCGGTCTCGGTCTTCTTCGGCCGCACCCGCCGCGACGGGCGCTGGGTCGTCCCGGTGAAGCTCCCGCTCCTGGCCCTGTTCGGGACGGTCGAGCTGGACCTGCGCGAGGCCGTCCTGCAGCGCCGCCACATCGTGGTCGACTCGCTGGTGCTCGGCGGCCGGATCCGGCTCCTGGTCCCCGAGGGCGTCCGCGTGGACGTCACGGGCCGCACCATCCTCAGCACCCGCGACCTGCGGGCCCGCCCCGCGGCCGAGGGGCCGACCATCGAGGTGGGCGGCACGATGATCTTCGGCTCGGTGCGGGCGCGGGCTCCGCGGCTCCCGCTGCGCAGCCGCGTCCGCAACCGCCTCGGCCGCCGCCGGTAG
- a CDS encoding ABC transporter ATP-binding protein, with protein MTLHRAQIAAAREGTGTAAISLRGVVKRFGDFAAVDGLDLEVPSGVCLGLLGPNGAGKSTTMKMLTAQAIADEGTIRVLGFDVPRESKRARAAMGVVPQQDNLDEELTARENLEVFAHLYRVPRRARRAAVDDALAIAHLTGRQLTRVDDLSGGMRRRLLIARGLVHRPALVLLDEPTVGLDPQVRAELWGLIDGLRAGGTTVLMSTHYIEEAERLADECALMSHGRVIARGTPSALVAEYAGERVVEHYGPPDRLTEVERVARAAGLPTRRTGPSVSVLKAETIAPSVEDELGPDGVRRASNLEDVFVVLTGERVD; from the coding sequence ATGACCTTGCATCGTGCCCAGATCGCGGCTGCCCGCGAGGGCACCGGCACGGCGGCGATCAGCCTTCGCGGCGTCGTGAAGCGGTTCGGCGACTTCGCCGCCGTGGACGGGCTCGACCTGGAGGTCCCGTCCGGGGTCTGCCTGGGGCTACTCGGCCCGAACGGCGCCGGCAAGTCGACGACGATGAAGATGCTGACCGCGCAGGCGATCGCCGACGAGGGCACGATCCGCGTGCTCGGCTTCGACGTCCCCCGGGAGTCCAAGCGCGCGCGGGCGGCGATGGGCGTCGTCCCGCAGCAGGACAACCTCGACGAGGAGCTGACCGCGCGCGAGAACCTGGAGGTGTTCGCGCACCTGTACCGGGTGCCGCGCAGGGCGCGGCGCGCGGCGGTGGACGACGCGCTGGCGATCGCGCACCTCACCGGGCGCCAGCTGACCAGGGTGGACGACCTGTCCGGCGGCATGCGGCGCCGGCTGCTGATCGCCCGGGGGCTGGTGCACCGGCCCGCGCTCGTCCTGCTGGACGAGCCGACCGTGGGCCTCGACCCGCAGGTGCGGGCCGAGCTGTGGGGGCTGATCGACGGGCTGCGCGCCGGCGGCACGACCGTGCTGATGTCGACGCACTACATCGAGGAGGCCGAGCGCCTCGCCGACGAGTGCGCGCTGATGTCGCACGGCAGGGTCATCGCGCGGGGCACGCCGTCGGCGCTGGTCGCCGAGTACGCGGGCGAGCGGGTCGTCGAGCACTACGGGCCGCCGGACCGGCTGACGGAGGTGGAGCGGGTCGCGCGGGCGGCCGGGCTGCCGACCCGCCGCACCGGGCCGTCGGTGTCGGTGCTGAAGGCCGAGACCATCGCGCCCTCGGTGGAGGACGAGCTCGGCCCGGACGGCGTCCGCCGCGCCTCCAACCTCGAGGACGTGTTCGTGGTGCTGACCGGGGAGCGTGTGGATTGA
- a CDS encoding ABC transporter permease produces the protein MTAQAEAVRAERAPRLRRFETAPVRGIWRHELALYKRYWKSQSFASMVEPTFFLLAFGYGFGSMVAVIGDYRYLDFVATGVVGTAALFTSVFPGMFNGYIRRVFQHTYDAMLAAPVDVHELVTAEALWIAAKSAVYSCTPLVVALFFGLDPSPGMLLVPFVTFFTALGFGLFGMWTSSVVPSINSFDYVITGVVTPLFLIAGTFFPIDALPGWAQKVSHLNPLYHCVQLVRDAVFGLRPLADLGHLGALVLFAALMWIIAVRGMRKRLID, from the coding sequence TTGACCGCCCAGGCGGAAGCGGTGCGGGCGGAGCGGGCGCCGCGGCTGCGGCGGTTCGAGACCGCCCCGGTCCGCGGGATCTGGCGGCACGAGCTGGCCCTCTACAAGCGGTACTGGAAGTCGCAGTCGTTCGCCTCGATGGTGGAGCCGACGTTCTTCCTGCTGGCCTTCGGCTACGGGTTCGGCTCGATGGTCGCGGTGATCGGCGACTACCGGTACCTGGACTTCGTGGCGACCGGCGTCGTCGGGACGGCGGCGCTGTTCACCTCGGTGTTCCCGGGGATGTTCAACGGCTACATCAGGCGCGTGTTCCAGCACACCTACGACGCGATGCTCGCCGCGCCCGTGGACGTGCACGAGCTGGTGACGGCCGAGGCGCTGTGGATCGCGGCCAAGTCGGCGGTGTACTCGTGCACCCCGCTCGTCGTGGCGCTGTTCTTCGGCCTCGACCCGTCCCCCGGGATGCTGCTGGTGCCGTTCGTGACGTTCTTCACCGCGCTCGGCTTCGGGCTGTTCGGCATGTGGACGTCCTCGGTGGTGCCGTCGATCAACTCGTTCGACTACGTGATCACCGGCGTGGTGACGCCGCTGTTCCTGATCGCCGGGACGTTCTTCCCCATCGACGCGCTGCCCGGCTGGGCGCAGAAGGTGTCGCACCTCAACCCGCTGTACCACTGCGTGCAGCTGGTCCGGGACGCGGTGTTCGGCCTGCGCCCGCTCGCCGACCTCGGGCACCTCGGCGCGCTGGTGCTCTTCGCCGCGCTGATGTGGATCATCGCGGTCCGGGGGATGCGCAAGCGCCTCATCGACTGA
- a CDS encoding MFS transporter codes for MSEGTTARDRRARFAAYTAFAVQGLCFASLVTQVPKMQEAHHLSDATLSLVLLMVPLVAGVGSVASGALFQRLGSGPVLRVSQPAVAVTIALIGLTGDNDLALYLAVAAFGLFVGAVDASMNAQAIAVERRYGISLITGFYAVWSIAGILGGLWASLTNKLDLSLFTGFALAAAVGVAASLATGGRLYRRGEEGDGPTAAELKAAGRSVPWRPILIVGAAMAVAYLADSAISSYGAKYLDDELSASDWVAPLGYVAYQITMVVSRAVADLAVRRSGPVTVVRIGGLVGILGMAGVVAAPSAPFAIAAFALAGLGLSVIAPVSFSAAGRVDPTGLGIAVSRVNIFNYVGFVLGAAVVGAIAPLSTDHGLRIAFIVPSVLILVVFATAKGFAVSSQGGDPLGPPSRAGRSSRHSAGYRARADS; via the coding sequence ATGAGCGAGGGCACCACCGCCCGGGACCGCCGGGCCCGGTTCGCCGCGTACACGGCGTTCGCCGTCCAGGGGCTCTGCTTCGCCTCGCTGGTGACACAGGTACCGAAGATGCAGGAGGCGCACCACCTCAGCGACGCGACGCTGTCGCTGGTGCTGCTCATGGTGCCGCTGGTCGCGGGCGTCGGGAGCGTCGCCTCCGGGGCGCTGTTCCAGCGGCTCGGCAGCGGCCCGGTGCTGCGCGTCTCCCAGCCCGCCGTGGCGGTCACGATCGCCCTGATCGGCCTCACCGGCGACAACGACCTCGCCCTCTACCTGGCCGTCGCCGCCTTCGGCCTGTTCGTCGGCGCGGTGGACGCGTCGATGAACGCCCAGGCGATCGCCGTCGAGCGCCGCTACGGGATCAGCCTGATCACCGGGTTCTACGCGGTGTGGAGCATCGCGGGGATCCTCGGCGGCCTGTGGGCGTCCCTCACCAACAAGCTGGACCTGTCGCTGTTCACCGGCTTCGCCCTCGCCGCCGCCGTCGGCGTCGCCGCCTCGCTCGCCACCGGCGGCCGCCTCTACCGCCGCGGGGAGGAGGGGGACGGGCCGACCGCCGCCGAGCTCAAGGCGGCCGGGCGCAGCGTCCCGTGGCGTCCGATCCTGATCGTGGGCGCCGCGATGGCCGTCGCCTACCTGGCCGACTCTGCGATCTCCAGCTACGGCGCCAAATACCTGGACGACGAGCTGTCGGCGAGCGACTGGGTCGCCCCGCTCGGCTACGTCGCCTACCAGATCACCATGGTCGTCAGCCGCGCCGTCGCCGACCTCGCCGTCCGCCGCTCGGGCCCCGTCACGGTGGTGCGGATCGGCGGGCTGGTCGGCATCCTCGGCATGGCGGGCGTGGTCGCCGCGCCCAGCGCGCCCTTCGCCATCGCCGCGTTCGCGCTCGCCGGACTCGGCCTGAGCGTGATCGCCCCGGTGTCCTTCTCCGCCGCCGGACGCGTCGACCCGACCGGCCTCGGCATCGCCGTCTCCCGGGTCAACATCTTCAACTACGTCGGGTTCGTCCTCGGCGCCGCCGTGGTCGGGGCCATCGCCCCGCTCAGCACCGACCACGGCCTGCGCATCGCCTTCATCGTTCCGTCGGTCCTGATCCTGGTCGTCTTCGCCACCGCGAAGGGATTCGCTGTGTCCTCCCAGGGGGGCGACCCCCTGGGACCCCCGTCGCGAGCCGGGCGATCCTCACGCCACAGTGCGGGCTACCGCGCCCGTGCGGATTCGTGA
- the pdxR gene encoding MocR-like pyridoxine biosynthesis transcription factor PdxR, whose protein sequence is MTDLHLSLDRSAGRLAAQIAAGFRAAVRSGRLTAGTRLPSSRDLARDLDVSRGVVVTAYEQLTAEGFLIARRGDGTRIAPLARPDEGSGPPPSRPRPPSAERPAEPAVLYDLTPGQPDLSAFPRERWISAARAALRTLPHDALGYPDPAGVPDLRAELASYLGRVRAAHADPGRIVIMNGVAQGLSGLLGQLRADGHTALAVEDPTSVRQLPMLAAAGVRLVRVPVDEEGVDVAALARTQARAVLVTPAHQYPTGVVLSPARRAALIAWARDVDGVILEDDYDAEFRYDRDPVGCLQGVDPDRVVLLGSVSKSLAPALRLGWALAPSFLAEGLREHRTNTDLGAPVLEQYALTEFLRGGGYDRHLRTMRRRYRARRDALAGALAENLPGARVHGVSAGIHLYVELPGGCDEDEVVERAARAGVSVAGARAMWSPRRAEEAPPALVLGYAGLSEPRLVKAAQLLGHAVAHGDGG, encoded by the coding sequence GTGACCGACCTTCATCTTTCCCTCGACCGGTCCGCCGGGCGGCTGGCCGCGCAGATCGCCGCGGGCTTCCGCGCGGCGGTGCGCTCCGGCCGGCTGACCGCCGGGACCCGGCTGCCGTCGAGCCGCGACCTGGCCCGTGACCTGGACGTCTCCCGCGGTGTCGTCGTCACCGCCTACGAGCAGCTCACCGCCGAGGGCTTCCTGATCGCGCGGCGCGGCGACGGCACCCGCATCGCGCCGCTGGCCCGTCCCGACGAGGGGAGCGGGCCGCCGCCGTCCCGCCCGCGGCCCCCGTCGGCCGAGCGCCCGGCGGAACCGGCGGTCCTGTACGACCTGACCCCGGGGCAGCCCGACCTCTCGGCGTTCCCCCGCGAGCGCTGGATCTCCGCCGCCCGCGCGGCGCTGCGCACCCTGCCGCACGACGCGCTCGGCTACCCCGACCCGGCCGGCGTCCCGGACCTGCGCGCCGAGCTCGCGTCCTACCTCGGCCGGGTGCGCGCCGCGCACGCCGACCCGGGCCGGATCGTGATCATGAACGGGGTGGCGCAGGGCCTGTCGGGCCTGCTGGGCCAGCTGCGCGCCGACGGTCACACCGCGCTCGCCGTCGAGGACCCCACCAGCGTCCGGCAGCTGCCGATGCTGGCCGCCGCCGGGGTCCGCCTCGTCCGCGTCCCCGTGGACGAGGAGGGCGTGGACGTCGCGGCGCTCGCCCGCACCCAGGCCCGCGCCGTGCTCGTCACGCCCGCGCACCAGTACCCGACCGGCGTCGTGCTGTCCCCGGCGCGCCGCGCCGCGCTGATCGCCTGGGCGCGCGACGTGGACGGGGTGATCCTGGAGGACGACTACGACGCCGAGTTCCGCTACGACCGCGACCCCGTCGGCTGCCTCCAGGGCGTCGACCCCGACCGGGTCGTCCTGCTCGGCTCGGTCAGCAAGTCGCTCGCCCCGGCCCTGCGCCTCGGCTGGGCCCTCGCGCCGTCGTTCCTCGCCGAGGGCCTGCGGGAGCACCGCACCAACACCGACCTCGGCGCGCCCGTCCTGGAGCAGTACGCGCTGACCGAGTTCCTGCGCGGCGGGGGCTACGACCGGCATCTGCGCACCATGCGGAGGCGGTACCGGGCCCGGCGGGACGCCCTCGCCGGCGCGCTCGCCGAGAACCTGCCCGGCGCCAGGGTTCACGGCGTCTCAGCGGGCATCCACCTCTACGTGGAGCTGCCGGGCGGATGCGACGAGGACGAGGTCGTGGAGCGGGCCGCGCGAGCCGGGGTGTCGGTCGCGGGCGCCCGCGCCATGTGGTCGCCGCGCCGTGCCGAGGAGGCGCCCCCCGCGCTCGTCCTCGGCTACGCGGGCCTCTCGGAGCCCCGCCTGGTCAAAGCCGCGCAACTGCTGGGTCACGCGGTTGCCCATGGTGATGGAGGGTAA
- a CDS encoding EamA family transporter → MNTSQKRGMAGAGAAMSLVGTLTAVSATISGYPVFGGQAARYAAAALVLLVVARLAGGPARRPSARDWLLLTALAATGLVAFNVCIVLATRDTSPATVGTVIATVPIVLAVVGPLLDGRRPAPAIIAAACVVAAGAALANGLGSGSGRGLLLSLGALAGEVGFSLLAVPLLPRLGPLRVSAYSAALAVPMLLAAGLVADGTALLRVPTPGELAGFAYLSIVVTTIAFLLWYDAIGRLGADRAGLCAGLIPVSAVVTTVALGIGRPEPADLAGAALVAAGVVVGLRARVAPRGSAPAEPVTCEAAPIGIARGSA, encoded by the coding sequence ATGAACACCTCCCAGAAGCGCGGCATGGCGGGTGCCGGGGCCGCGATGTCCCTCGTCGGCACGCTGACCGCCGTCTCGGCGACCATCTCCGGCTATCCCGTCTTCGGCGGTCAGGCCGCCCGGTACGCCGCGGCCGCGCTGGTCCTGCTGGTCGTGGCCCGCCTGGCCGGAGGGCCCGCGCGCCGGCCCTCCGCGCGGGACTGGCTGCTGCTGACGGCGCTGGCGGCCACCGGGCTGGTCGCGTTCAACGTCTGCATCGTGCTGGCCACCCGGGACACGAGCCCCGCCACCGTCGGCACGGTGATCGCGACGGTCCCGATCGTGCTCGCGGTGGTCGGGCCGCTGCTGGACGGGCGCCGCCCCGCTCCGGCGATCATCGCGGCGGCCTGCGTGGTCGCGGCGGGGGCGGCGCTCGCGAACGGGCTCGGCAGCGGGAGCGGCCGCGGGCTGCTGCTCTCGCTCGGCGCCCTCGCCGGGGAGGTGGGCTTCTCGCTGCTGGCCGTGCCGCTGCTGCCGCGCCTCGGGCCGCTGCGGGTCTCGGCCTACTCCGCCGCGCTGGCCGTCCCGATGCTCCTGGCGGCCGGCCTCGTCGCGGACGGCACGGCGCTGCTGCGCGTCCCGACGCCCGGCGAGCTGGCAGGCTTCGCCTACCTCTCGATCGTCGTCACCACGATCGCGTTCCTGCTCTGGTACGACGCCATCGGGCGGCTCGGGGCCGACCGCGCCGGGCTGTGCGCGGGCCTGATCCCGGTCAGCGCGGTGGTCACGACCGTCGCGCTCGGCATCGGCCGGCCGGAGCCGGCCGATCTGGCGGGCGCCGCCCTGGTCGCCGCGGGCGTCGTGGTGGGCCTGCGCGCCCGGGTCGCCCCCCGTGGGTCCGCGCCCGCCGAGCCCGTAACCTGTGAGGCGGCCCCCATCGGAATCGCGCGAGGATCTGCCTGA